One Synechococcus sp. CC9605 genomic window carries:
- a CDS encoding CPBP family intramembrane glutamic endopeptidase, with protein sequence MLQPLNRFLLLHPFWLPTVLFIPLLYALGWLAAVPLTLLGLPAERVSLTGTVLSFVLFIALMPRWVATRWSAEQPWAALGVCRSNRQVQPAPAAALLKGLLLAAGLLTLITSIVLIGGWGNWRGEVSATQLTNAVLLCLGVGFAEELIFRGWLWTELNQLTGSRRAALAQASIFSLVHTRFNLGLGAMSALLIGLFLLGLVLARQRQTNHGSLWGCIGLHGGLVAGWFLLQSGLLQLSTNAPSWLVGPGGSAPNPLGGAVGLISLLILLLIQRTAVAKAARPATGARNAS encoded by the coding sequence ATGCTGCAACCGCTGAACAGGTTCCTCCTGCTTCATCCGTTCTGGCTGCCCACGGTTCTCTTCATACCCCTGCTTTACGCACTGGGCTGGCTCGCTGCAGTCCCGCTGACCCTGCTTGGCCTGCCTGCAGAACGGGTCTCCCTCACGGGAACGGTGCTGAGCTTTGTGCTGTTCATCGCGCTGATGCCTCGATGGGTCGCCACGCGTTGGTCGGCTGAACAACCTTGGGCGGCCCTGGGCGTCTGCCGATCAAACCGGCAAGTACAACCCGCGCCTGCAGCAGCTCTTCTCAAAGGTCTTCTCCTTGCCGCAGGGTTGCTGACGCTGATCACGAGCATCGTTTTGATCGGAGGATGGGGGAATTGGCGAGGCGAAGTGAGTGCAACTCAGCTTACGAATGCTGTGTTGCTATGCCTCGGCGTTGGCTTTGCAGAGGAATTGATTTTCCGCGGCTGGCTCTGGACGGAACTCAACCAATTGACGGGCTCGCGTCGTGCAGCCTTGGCTCAGGCCAGCATCTTCAGCCTCGTTCACACACGCTTCAACCTGGGACTGGGTGCCATGAGCGCCCTGCTGATCGGCCTGTTTCTTCTGGGATTGGTGCTGGCCAGACAGCGTCAAACTAACCACGGATCACTTTGGGGCTGCATCGGCCTACATGGCGGACTTGTCGCTGGATGGTTTTTACTGCAGAGCGGCTTGCTTCAGCTGTCAACCAATGCGCCGTCGTGGTTGGTGGGCCCAGGAGGAAGCGCCCCAAACCCACTTGGGGGAGCTGTCGGACTGATCAGTTTGCTGATCCTGCTGCTGATTCAGCGCACAGCAGTTGCCAAGGCAGCACGGCCTGCCACAGGGGCTCGCAACGCTTCTTGA
- the clpS gene encoding ATP-dependent Clp protease adapter ClpS, translating to MVMAVESPSQKPGGAAVLDKAPEKVRKRSPRYKVLLHNDPVNSMEYVVATLQQVVPQLSEQDCMAVMLEAHNTGVGLVIVCDIEPAEFYCETLKSKGLTSSIEPEN from the coding sequence ATGGTCATGGCGGTGGAGTCTCCCAGCCAAAAACCAGGTGGTGCAGCTGTTCTGGACAAGGCGCCAGAGAAGGTTCGCAAGCGGTCACCCCGCTACAAGGTGCTGCTGCACAACGATCCGGTGAATTCCATGGAATATGTGGTGGCCACCCTGCAGCAGGTTGTGCCGCAACTCAGCGAGCAGGACTGCATGGCGGTGATGCTGGAGGCCCACAACACAGGCGTGGGCTTGGTGATCGTGTGTGACATCGAGCCGGCTGAGTTCTATTGCGAGACGCTGAAATCCAAAGGCCTGACGAGCTCAATCGAGCCTGAAAACTAG